The Streptomyces tubercidicus DNA segment ACACGGCGCCCCGACCTACCACCTCGCCGACCGCCACCACCACATGCATCTGGTGTGCCGGGACTGCACGGAGGTCATCGAGGCGGATCTGTCGGTGGCCGAGCCGTTCACGGCGATGCTGCGCGAACAGTTCGGCTTCGAGACGGATATGAAGCATTTCGCGATCTTCGGGCGCTGTGCGGCCTGCCGTGCCAAGGCCGCCGAGGGCAACGGCTGAGGCGTTCGCCCCCGGGTCGTAGGCTGGGTTCATGCCGCGACCTTCACCCGCCAGCCCCCTGCTGTCGCTTCCCGGAGCCGTCCCCGCCGAGGCTCCCGACGAAGGCGTCGCCGCCCACTACGGCGACCTCTTCCGGGAGCAGCGTGCCCTCGCCGACGGCTCCGGCTTCGTCGACCTCTCCCACCGTGGCGTGGTCACCGTCACCGGCCCCGAACGGCTGAGCTGGCTGCATCTGCTGCTCACCCAGCACGTCAGCGATCTGCCGCCCGGCCAGGCCACCGAGGCGCTGATCCTGTCCGCGCACGGCCATATCGAGCATGCGCTCTCGCTCGTCGACGACGGCGAGACGACCTGGATGCACACCGAACCCGGCAACCAGGAGGCGCTGATCGCCTACCTGGAGAGCATGAAGTTCTTCTACCGGGCCGAGGTCGCCGACCGCACCGACGAGATCGCCGTCGTCCATCTGCCGGCCGGTTCCATCGCCGAGGTGCCCGAGAAGGTCGTCGTCCGCGAGACCGCGCACGGCCGCGATCTGTTCCTGCCGCGCGCCGACCTGGAGTCCTTCGCCGCGGACCACGGCCCCGCGATCGGCGTGCTGGCCCTGGAGGCGCTGCGCGTCGAGGCCCACCGCCCGCGCCTGGGCATGGAGACCGACCACCGCACCATCCCGCACGAGCTGGGCTGGATCGGCACCGCCGTCCACCTGCAGAAGGGCTGCTACCGCGGCCAGGAGACCGTCGCCCGGGTCCACAACCTGGGCAAACCGCCGCGCCGCCTGGTCTTTCTGCACCTGGACGGCAGCGAGGTCCAGCTGCCCCCGCACGGCACCCCCGTCCGCCTCGCCTCGGACGGCGAGGAGGGCCGCCAGCTCGGCTTCCTCACCACCTCGGCCCGCCACCACGAGCTCGGCCCGATCGCGCTCGCCCTGGTCAAGCGGAACGTCCCGGTGGACGCGCCGCTGATGGCGGGTACGACGGCGGCGGCGCAGGAGGTCGTGGTCGAGCCGTAGGGCGCGGGGGCCCGGCGCGGGCCTCCTCGCCGGACGGGCTAGACCTCGACCAGCACCGTGAACGGCCCGTCATTCGTCAGCGACACCTGCATCGACGCACCGAAACGGCCGGTCTCCACATGGGCGCCCAGCGCCCGCAGCTGCGCGACGACCTCGTCGACCAGCGGCTCGGCGACCGGCCCCGGTGCGGCGGCGTTCCAGGTGGGGCGGCGGCCCTTGCGGGCGTCACCGTAGAGAGTGAACTGGCTGATCACCAGCAGCGGCGCCGAGGTGTCCGAGCAGGACTTCTCGCCCTGCAGAATCCGCACCGACCACAGCTTCCGGGCGAGCTGCGCCGCCTTCTCCCGGGTGTCCTCGTGCGTGACCCCCACCAGCACGCACAGCCCCTCGCCGACGATCTCCCCGACCGTCTCACCCGCCACCTCGACGCGGGCACCGTCAACCCTTTGCACCACAGCTCGCATACCCGCCATCATGCCGGGCGGCCCACAGCCTTCGGACAGCAGTGCCACCACGGGGGCCGTTCGGGTGCCATGGCCCTGCAGAAGGACCGCCCAGAGTGGCACGATGCGTGCACGTGGTGCGTTTCATGGACAACATGCCCAGGACGCGGCACCGGACGAGGGGACGGAACGACTCATGAGCACTCTCGGCGCCGGACAGACACCCGGTCCCGTACCAAGCGCCCGTACGACACCAACCGGACGGACGACATCCACCGCCCCCGCGACCGACCCCACACATCCGGCGCCCGCCACCCCACCACCCCCCACCGCCCTGACGACGACCACAGCGGCGGCTCGCGTCGAGCCACCCGGCACCGAGGACGGCCCCATGCTCCAGGCAGGCCAGGCGCAGCACCCCCGCCCCCCGCAGCAGCGCGAGCGCTTCCTGCCGGCCACCACGCCCGATCTGTCCGGCCTGGGGCTGCCCGAGCTGCGGGTCGTACGGCGTGATTCGCAGCAGGAAGAGGCCGATCTGAGCTATCTGCGGCGGCTGTTGCAGGGCCGGATCGACATCCTGCGGGCCGAGATCGCCCGCCGCAGCGCCCAGCAGTCACCACTGCTGGACCGGCTCCCGGAGATCCTCACGGACCTGCCGTCGCGGCACCGCTCCTCCGCACGGCATGTGACGCTCGGTACGCCGCACAGCGAGGAGTACCGCAGGCTCGCCGAGGACATGCTCGGCGAGGTGGAGCTGTCCGACCTCACCGCGCGCACGGACCAGGAGCTGCACGAGGCGATGGGGCGGCTGATCCGCTACGAACAGCAGGTGTCCCGGCGCCGTCAGTCGTTGCAGCGCACCACCGACGACTGCAGCGCCGAAATCGCCCGCAGGTACCGTGAAGGCGAAGCGCAAGTAGACGACCTGCTGTCCTGACCGGGCCACGAGCCGCGGGGGGCGCGGGCCACTCCCGGAAGGCCGACGATGACCTCGCCCACCCCCATATCCGAGCCGCCCTCGGGATCCGCGCCGGTGTCTGCGGATTCCCCGGGCCTCGCGCCTGCCGCTTCTCCCGCCTCCCCCGCCGTCTCGCCCGTGCTCGCCGAGGTCGTCCGCTCCGGGTTCGTGGAGGGGCGGCACCGCGGTTCCCTCGTGGTGCTCGCCGCCGACGGCAGTGTGGACTGGGCGCTGGGCGACGTGGCCGCCCCGGTCTTCCCGCGCTCCACGAACAAGCCGATGCAGGCCGCGGCGGTGCTGCGGGCGGGCCTGGACCTCTCCGGGGAGCGGCTGGCGCTGGCCGCCGCGAGCCACTCCGGCGAGGTCTTCCACCTCGATCTCGTACGGACCATGCTGGCCGAGCACGGTCTGACCGCCGACCAGCTGCAGACGCCCGCTGACCTGCCGCTGGACCCCGAGGAGGCGGAGTCCTACCTCGCCTCGGGCCGGGTCCGCGACCGCCTCACCATGAACTGCTCGGGCAAGCACACCGCGATGCTGGCCGCCTCGGCGCTCAACGGCTGGCCGCTCGACACGTACCTCGACGAGGCCCATCCGCTCCAGCTGCTGGTGGCCGACGGGATCCGTAGCGCAAGCGGCGAGGACGTCGCCCATGTCGGCACGGACGGCTGCGGGGCGCCCCTGCTGTCGCTGTCGCTGACCGGGCTGGCCCGCGCCTTCCGGCACTTCGTCACGGCGGGTCCCGGCACGCCCGAGCGGCGGGTGGCGGATGCGATGCGCGCCCACCCGGAGTACGTCGCCGGCACCCGCCGCCCCGACACCTGGCTGATGCAGGCCCTGCCGGGCACCCTCTGCAAGATGGGCGCCGAGGCGGTCCAGGCCCTGGCCCTTCCCGACGGGCGCGCCCTGGCCTTCAAGATCGACGACGGCGCCACGCGCACCCTCGGGCCCGTCCTCGCCCGCACCCTCCGCCTCATGGGCCTCGACGACCCCGTCCTGGCCCGCCTTGCGGACGCTCCGCTCTTCGGTGGCGGCGCCAGGGTGGGGGAGATCCGGGCCGCGTTCTGAGTGGCGGGCGGCGCCCGCTCCGGGCGCCGCCTCCGGCCCACCACCCACCCCGCGTCCGCGAACCGGCGCCCAAGCCACCGGCAACGCCGCTGCCGCAACGG contains these protein-coding regions:
- a CDS encoding ABC transporter substrate-binding protein; this encodes MSTLGAGQTPGPVPSARTTPTGRTTSTAPATDPTHPAPATPPPPTALTTTTAAARVEPPGTEDGPMLQAGQAQHPRPPQQRERFLPATTPDLSGLGLPELRVVRRDSQQEEADLSYLRRLLQGRIDILRAEIARRSAQQSPLLDRLPEILTDLPSRHRSSARHVTLGTPHSEEYRRLAEDMLGEVELSDLTARTDQELHEAMGRLIRYEQQVSRRRQSLQRTTDDCSAEIARRYREGEAQVDDLLS
- a CDS encoding asparaginase — protein: MTSPTPISEPPSGSAPVSADSPGLAPAASPASPAVSPVLAEVVRSGFVEGRHRGSLVVLAADGSVDWALGDVAAPVFPRSTNKPMQAAAVLRAGLDLSGERLALAAASHSGEVFHLDLVRTMLAEHGLTADQLQTPADLPLDPEEAESYLASGRVRDRLTMNCSGKHTAMLAASALNGWPLDTYLDEAHPLQLLVADGIRSASGEDVAHVGTDGCGAPLLSLSLTGLARAFRHFVTAGPGTPERRVADAMRAHPEYVAGTRRPDTWLMQALPGTLCKMGAEAVQALALPDGRALAFKIDDGATRTLGPVLARTLRLMGLDDPVLARLADAPLFGGGARVGEIRAAF
- the dtd gene encoding D-aminoacyl-tRNA deacylase, whose product is MRAVVQRVDGARVEVAGETVGEIVGEGLCVLVGVTHEDTREKAAQLARKLWSVRILQGEKSCSDTSAPLLVISQFTLYGDARKGRRPTWNAAAPGPVAEPLVDEVVAQLRALGAHVETGRFGASMQVSLTNDGPFTVLVEV
- a CDS encoding YgfZ/GcvT domain-containing protein produces the protein MPRPSPASPLLSLPGAVPAEAPDEGVAAHYGDLFREQRALADGSGFVDLSHRGVVTVTGPERLSWLHLLLTQHVSDLPPGQATEALILSAHGHIEHALSLVDDGETTWMHTEPGNQEALIAYLESMKFFYRAEVADRTDEIAVVHLPAGSIAEVPEKVVVRETAHGRDLFLPRADLESFAADHGPAIGVLALEALRVEAHRPRLGMETDHRTIPHELGWIGTAVHLQKGCYRGQETVARVHNLGKPPRRLVFLHLDGSEVQLPPHGTPVRLASDGEEGRQLGFLTTSARHHELGPIALALVKRNVPVDAPLMAGTTAAAQEVVVEP